In one Myxococcaceae bacterium JPH2 genomic region, the following are encoded:
- a CDS encoding MaoC family dehydratase, protein MRYFEDFEVGEVSECGPHVVTREEILAFAKQFDPQPFHVDDEAARQSIFGGIIASGWHTAAICHRLVVEGLLGKAASMGSPGVDELRWLKPVRPGDALSVRVELLEAIPSRSKPDRGSFKFRFTVSNQKGEVVMTEIANALFARRPPA, encoded by the coding sequence ATGCGCTACTTCGAGGACTTCGAGGTCGGCGAGGTGAGCGAGTGCGGACCGCACGTCGTGACGCGCGAGGAGATCCTCGCGTTCGCGAAGCAGTTCGATCCGCAGCCGTTCCACGTGGATGACGAGGCGGCGCGCCAGAGCATCTTCGGTGGCATCATCGCCAGCGGCTGGCACACCGCCGCCATCTGCCACCGCCTGGTGGTGGAGGGGCTGTTGGGCAAGGCCGCCAGCATGGGCTCGCCGGGCGTGGACGAGCTGCGCTGGCTCAAGCCCGTGCGCCCGGGCGATGCGCTGTCGGTGCGCGTGGAGCTGCTCGAGGCGATTCCCTCGCGCAGCAAGCCGGACCGCGGCTCGTTCAAGTTCCGCTTCACGGTGAGCAACCAGAAGGGCGAGGTGGTGATGACGGAGATCGCCAACGCCCTGTTCGCGCGCCGCCCACCGGCCTGA
- a CDS encoding class I SAM-dependent methyltransferase — MFENRLRKNAKRLRKWAQAQGLTAFRVYDRDVPEYPYAVDLYGDHAHVVEYPRRRALRDGTTETQREEVLAAVTAVLAIPAERIRVKTHTPQPWGRSQYGRVGQGSERFTVEEQGLKFWVNLGDYLDTGLFMDHRNTRARVRSEARGLRVLNLFAYTGAFTVYAAAGGARSTVTVDLSNTYLDWAEENLALNKLADARHVLIRADAKAWLEAQAREGSEQFDLVVCDPPSFSTSKRMAGSFDVQRDHVRMLEHLRAVLAPGGVLYFSTNYLGFELKESATRDMQHVEELTPGSIPEDFQRKEIHRCWRMVAPSR, encoded by the coding sequence ATGTTCGAGAACCGCCTGCGCAAGAACGCCAAGCGGCTGCGCAAGTGGGCCCAGGCCCAGGGCCTCACCGCCTTCCGCGTCTACGACCGCGACGTCCCCGAGTACCCCTACGCGGTGGACCTCTACGGTGACCACGCGCACGTCGTGGAGTACCCGCGCCGCCGGGCCCTGCGCGACGGCACCACCGAGACGCAGCGCGAGGAGGTGCTCGCCGCCGTCACCGCGGTGCTCGCCATTCCGGCCGAGCGGATCCGCGTGAAGACGCATACGCCGCAGCCGTGGGGCCGCTCGCAGTACGGCCGGGTGGGCCAGGGCAGCGAGCGCTTCACGGTGGAGGAGCAGGGCCTGAAGTTCTGGGTGAACCTGGGCGACTACCTGGACACCGGCCTCTTCATGGACCACCGCAACACGCGCGCGCGGGTGCGCTCGGAGGCACGGGGGCTGCGCGTCCTGAACCTGTTCGCGTACACGGGCGCCTTCACTGTCTACGCCGCGGCGGGTGGCGCGCGGAGCACGGTGACGGTGGACCTGTCCAACACGTACCTCGACTGGGCGGAGGAGAACCTCGCGCTCAACAAGCTGGCGGACGCGCGACACGTGCTCATCCGCGCCGACGCGAAGGCGTGGCTGGAGGCCCAGGCGCGCGAGGGCTCGGAGCAGTTCGATTTGGTGGTGTGCGATCCGCCGTCGTTCTCCACGTCCAAGCGGATGGCGGGCTCGTTCGACGTGCAGCGCGACCACGTGCGGATGCTGGAACACCTCCGGGCCGTGCTGGCTCCCGGAGGTGTCCTCTACTTCTCCACCAACTACCTCGGCTTCGAGCTGAAGGAGTCCGCCACGCGCGACATGCAGCACGTGGAGGAACTCACGCCCGGCTCCATCCCCGAGGACTTCCAGCGCAAGGAGATCCACCGCTGCTGGCGCATGGTGGCCCCCTCGCGCTGA
- a CDS encoding pyridoxal-phosphate dependent enzyme, giving the protein MDIHDTILSAIGHTPLVKLNKLVGPNDATVLVKCEFMNPGASIKDRMALYIIEKAEKEGKLKPGGTIVENTSGNTGMGVALAAAVKGYKCIFTMPDKMSLEKINRLKALGAQVVVTPTNVPAEDPRSYYETAKRLHRETPGAFMLNQYHNPDNIEAHYHTTGREIYEQTEGKFDYFVSGLGTGGTMSGAGKFLKEKIPGLKNVGVDPEGSVYEGYFKTGKLTEPHVYKVEGIGEDMLCGAMDFKVVDDVRQVDDRQCFIAARRLAREEGIFAGGSSGAAVHVAVQLAKEVGKGKTIVVILPDAGSSYISKFHSDEWMRDNGFAEEKGAGTVRDIIGDKPRELKTARRGERVDHVVETMRGHGISQMPVVSDDGRVSGMVHEVDLLNALVAGKVKFTDSIEPIVAPLQGAVAPETSITRLREIFAKDNVAVVKQGEKAIAIVTKIDLIDFLHRTAA; this is encoded by the coding sequence ATGGACATCCACGACACCATTCTCTCCGCCATTGGCCACACGCCGCTGGTCAAGCTCAACAAGCTCGTCGGACCCAACGACGCGACCGTGCTCGTCAAGTGCGAGTTCATGAACCCGGGCGCGTCCATCAAGGACCGCATGGCGCTCTACATCATCGAGAAGGCCGAGAAAGAGGGGAAGCTCAAGCCGGGTGGCACCATCGTGGAGAACACGTCCGGCAACACCGGCATGGGCGTGGCGCTGGCCGCGGCGGTCAAGGGCTACAAGTGCATCTTCACCATGCCGGACAAGATGTCCCTGGAGAAGATCAACCGCCTGAAGGCGCTCGGCGCGCAGGTGGTGGTGACGCCGACGAACGTGCCGGCCGAGGATCCGCGCAGCTACTACGAGACGGCCAAGCGGCTGCACCGCGAGACGCCGGGCGCGTTCATGCTGAACCAGTACCACAACCCGGACAACATCGAGGCCCACTACCACACGACGGGCCGCGAGATTTACGAGCAGACCGAGGGCAAGTTCGACTACTTCGTGTCGGGCCTGGGCACCGGCGGCACGATGAGCGGCGCGGGCAAGTTCCTCAAGGAGAAGATCCCCGGCCTGAAGAACGTGGGCGTGGACCCCGAGGGCTCCGTCTACGAGGGCTACTTCAAGACGGGCAAGCTCACCGAGCCGCACGTCTACAAGGTCGAGGGCATTGGCGAGGACATGCTGTGCGGCGCCATGGACTTCAAGGTCGTGGACGACGTGCGGCAGGTGGATGACCGCCAGTGCTTCATCGCCGCCCGGCGGCTCGCGCGCGAGGAGGGCATCTTCGCGGGTGGCTCCTCCGGCGCCGCGGTGCACGTGGCGGTGCAGCTGGCCAAGGAAGTCGGCAAGGGGAAGACCATCGTCGTCATCCTCCCGGACGCGGGCAGCAGCTACATCAGCAAGTTCCACTCGGACGAGTGGATGCGCGACAACGGCTTCGCCGAGGAGAAGGGCGCGGGCACGGTGCGCGACATCATCGGGGACAAGCCGCGCGAGCTGAAGACGGCGCGCCGCGGTGAGCGCGTGGACCACGTGGTGGAGACCATGCGCGGCCACGGCATCAGCCAGATGCCCGTGGTGTCGGACGACGGTCGCGTGTCCGGCATGGTGCACGAGGTGGACCTGCTCAACGCGCTGGTGGCCGGCAAGGTGAAGTTCACCGACTCCATCGAGCCCATCGTCGCGCCGCTCCAGGGCGCCGTGGCCCCCGAGACGAGCATCACCCGCCTGCGCGAGATTTTCGCCAAGGACAACGTGGCCGTGGTGAAGCAGGGCGAGAAGGCCATCGCCATCGTGACGAAGATCGACCTCATCGACTTCCTGCACCGCACGGCGGCGTAG
- a CDS encoding FecR domain-containing protein — protein MGRHETQALWALAADELPPDERARVQAHVAQCADCTQALAQVHEARAALTQAREAMPPVRWAHVDTTLREEAAKRLARPSFGWHSQSLPWALGAACLLALVLWWLPHRAPSGAPIAKPVRVAEPLPSQRPLSPPPPPPSVPDPIPATAVAMTETESATGALLREVNEPGQAPTTEHALAPGMRLRSGMAVRTPGKSSALLRLPDASRVRVSGGSDVVLAQAEPHAVHLVVREGRLAVQASHAPRSGFTVESAGLRVHVVGTVFSVEHSRAGVSVAVLEGRVRVEVEGQPPRFLGAGERFDVRANGQSPRGRALSAEDQLAFRELAGLPPPHALVTKPALEKPQPASAPVAQALPQAVPVPPVEPSPAVNSAPQAPEATEEFEPYPAASTASPGAGNAVALNTLVPAPSEPPPVTRVTPVSRGLGGLIPGGLMASDADERFLGYARVHAITRTCEGFLVGLQEIAEHSPREEHREQARYLRARCFKVRQHSTSAEDEYRRYLSEFPNGRHASEARAAIPPPAVPLPSNEDRRPATTPPRVTPSGAPWPRAPEGPRPAVNPGARRPW, from the coding sequence ATGGGACGCCATGAGACGCAGGCGCTGTGGGCGCTCGCCGCGGATGAGCTGCCTCCGGACGAGCGCGCGCGGGTGCAGGCGCACGTGGCGCAGTGCGCCGACTGCACCCAGGCGCTCGCCCAGGTCCACGAGGCCCGCGCCGCGCTCACGCAGGCTCGCGAGGCCATGCCGCCCGTGCGGTGGGCCCACGTGGACACGACGCTGCGCGAGGAAGCGGCGAAGCGCCTCGCGCGACCCTCGTTTGGCTGGCACAGTCAGAGCCTTCCCTGGGCACTGGGCGCCGCGTGTCTGCTCGCGCTGGTGCTGTGGTGGCTTCCGCATCGCGCGCCGTCGGGGGCGCCCATCGCCAAGCCCGTGCGCGTAGCGGAGCCCCTGCCCTCGCAACGGCCCCTCAGTCCTCCGCCTCCGCCTCCGAGCGTGCCGGATCCAATTCCCGCCACCGCCGTCGCGATGACAGAGACCGAGAGCGCCACGGGTGCGCTGCTGCGCGAGGTGAATGAGCCGGGGCAAGCGCCCACGACGGAGCACGCGCTGGCGCCGGGCATGCGCCTGCGCTCGGGCATGGCGGTGCGCACCCCTGGGAAGTCCTCCGCGCTGCTGCGCCTGCCCGACGCGAGCCGCGTGCGCGTGTCTGGCGGAAGCGACGTCGTGCTCGCCCAGGCCGAACCCCACGCCGTGCACCTCGTGGTGCGCGAGGGACGGCTGGCGGTGCAGGCCTCGCATGCGCCGCGAAGTGGCTTCACGGTCGAGTCGGCGGGCCTGCGCGTGCACGTGGTGGGCACGGTGTTCTCTGTCGAGCACTCGCGCGCTGGCGTCTCGGTGGCGGTGCTGGAGGGACGCGTGCGGGTGGAGGTGGAAGGCCAGCCGCCGCGCTTCCTCGGCGCGGGCGAGCGCTTCGATGTCCGCGCGAATGGCCAGTCACCCCGAGGTCGCGCGCTGTCCGCCGAGGACCAGTTGGCCTTCCGCGAGCTGGCCGGACTCCCTCCGCCGCATGCGCTCGTGACGAAGCCTGCGCTTGAGAAGCCGCAGCCTGCTTCAGCGCCCGTGGCCCAGGCGCTTCCGCAGGCAGTCCCGGTCCCGCCGGTGGAGCCGTCCCCAGCGGTGAACTCAGCGCCCCAGGCTCCGGAGGCCACGGAGGAGTTCGAGCCTTATCCCGCGGCCTCCACCGCTTCGCCTGGAGCTGGCAACGCAGTGGCCTTGAACACGCTGGTCCCAGCGCCCTCGGAGCCACCTCCTGTGACGCGGGTCACGCCAGTGTCGCGAGGCTTGGGTGGCCTGATTCCTGGCGGACTGATGGCCTCGGACGCGGATGAGCGGTTCCTCGGATACGCGCGCGTGCACGCCATCACCCGGACCTGCGAGGGCTTCCTCGTGGGACTCCAGGAGATCGCCGAGCACAGCCCTCGAGAGGAGCATCGCGAACAGGCACGCTACCTGCGCGCGCGCTGCTTCAAGGTGCGGCAACACTCGACCTCCGCCGAGGACGAGTACCGGCGCTACCTGAGCGAGTTCCCCAACGGGCGCCATGCATCCGAGGCACGGGCCGCGATTCCGCCACCCGCCGTGCCCCTCCCGTCGAACGAGGACCGACGCCCCGCCACCACCCCGCCTCGCGTGACTCCGTCCGGCGCGCCGTGGCCTCGTGCTCCAGAGGGACCGCGCCCAGCGGTCAACCCCGGGGCTCGGCGTCCGTGGTGA
- a CDS encoding crotonase/enoyl-CoA hydratase family protein, with the protein MSVRVEKQGPVTTVILERPEVRNAVDRDTAHALAEAFRAFDADPDARVGVLHGEAGTFCAGADLKAVAEGRLLRLEPEGDGPMGPSRMLLGKPVVASIAGHAVAGGLELALWCDLRVAEEDAVLGVFCRRWGVPLIDGGTVRLPRLIGLSRALDLILTGRPVSAQEALGMGLVNRVVPKGQGREAAEALAQQLAGFPQACMNADRRSAYTQADLSLEDALRHEFQEGVKVLESESLAGATRFARGAGRHGRFE; encoded by the coding sequence ATGAGCGTGCGCGTCGAGAAGCAGGGCCCCGTCACCACGGTCATCCTGGAGCGACCCGAGGTCCGCAACGCGGTGGACCGCGACACCGCGCACGCGCTGGCGGAGGCCTTCCGCGCGTTCGACGCGGACCCCGACGCGCGCGTGGGCGTGCTGCACGGCGAGGCGGGGACGTTCTGCGCGGGCGCGGACCTCAAGGCCGTGGCCGAGGGACGCCTGCTCCGCCTGGAGCCCGAGGGCGATGGCCCCATGGGTCCCTCGCGCATGCTCCTGGGCAAGCCCGTGGTGGCGTCCATCGCGGGGCACGCTGTCGCGGGGGGCCTGGAGCTGGCGCTCTGGTGCGACCTGCGCGTGGCGGAGGAGGACGCGGTGTTGGGCGTCTTCTGTCGGCGCTGGGGCGTGCCCCTCATCGACGGCGGCACGGTGCGGCTGCCCCGGCTCATCGGGCTGTCGCGTGCGCTGGACCTCATCCTCACGGGCCGGCCGGTGTCCGCCCAGGAGGCGCTCGGCATGGGCCTGGTCAACCGCGTGGTGCCGAAGGGGCAGGGGCGCGAGGCCGCCGAGGCTCTGGCGCAGCAGCTCGCGGGCTTCCCTCAGGCGTGCATGAACGCGGACCGCCGCTCGGCCTACACCCAGGCGGACCTGTCCCTGGAGGACGCGCTGCGGCACGAGTTCCAGGAGGGAGTGAAGGTCCTGGAGTCCGAGTCGCTGGCGGGCGCGACGCGCTTCGCCCGAGGGGCAGGGCGGCACGGCCGCTTCGAGTAG
- a CDS encoding cystathionine gamma-synthase yields MRFDTLAIHAGQEPDPTTGAIMTPVYLTSTYVQDGPGEHKGYEYSRTQNPTRKALQDCLAALEGAKYGAAFASGLAGTDMMMHMLEAGDHVIVSDDVYGGTFRIFDKVFKRSGLQFSFVDLSKPENFEAAITPKTKMVWVESPTNPMLKLIDLGRIAEVAKKRGILAVADNTFMTPYFQRPLDLGFDVVVHSTTKYLNGHSDVVGGFVCTNRDDIAERMYFLQNAVGGVSGAFDSFLVLRGVKTLHVRMDRHAQNAMKISQFLTTHPKVKKVTYPGLETHPQHALARQQMKGFGGMLTFDIHGGLEAARTFLKTVKVFACAESLGGVESLIEHPAIMTHASVPRETREKLGIADGFIRLSVGIEDAQDLIDDLSQALAAVK; encoded by the coding sequence ATGCGCTTCGACACGCTCGCGATTCATGCCGGCCAGGAGCCGGACCCCACCACTGGCGCCATCATGACGCCGGTCTACCTGACCTCCACCTACGTCCAGGACGGCCCCGGGGAGCACAAGGGCTACGAGTACAGCCGGACGCAGAACCCCACGCGCAAGGCGCTGCAGGACTGCCTGGCCGCGCTGGAGGGGGCGAAGTACGGCGCCGCGTTCGCCTCGGGGCTCGCGGGCACCGACATGATGATGCACATGCTGGAGGCGGGTGACCACGTCATCGTCTCCGACGATGTGTACGGCGGCACGTTCCGCATCTTCGACAAGGTCTTCAAGCGCTCGGGCCTGCAGTTCTCCTTCGTGGACCTGTCCAAGCCGGAGAACTTCGAGGCGGCCATCACCCCGAAGACGAAGATGGTCTGGGTGGAGTCGCCGACGAACCCGATGCTCAAGCTCATCGACCTGGGCCGCATCGCGGAGGTGGCGAAGAAGCGGGGCATCCTCGCCGTCGCGGACAACACGTTCATGACGCCCTACTTCCAGCGCCCGCTGGACCTGGGCTTCGACGTGGTCGTGCACTCGACCACCAAGTACCTCAACGGCCACAGCGACGTGGTGGGCGGCTTCGTCTGCACCAACCGCGATGACATCGCCGAGCGGATGTACTTCCTGCAGAACGCGGTGGGCGGCGTGTCCGGCGCGTTCGACAGCTTCCTCGTGCTGCGCGGCGTGAAGACGCTGCACGTGCGCATGGATCGCCACGCGCAGAACGCGATGAAGATTTCGCAGTTCCTCACCACGCACCCGAAGGTGAAGAAGGTCACCTACCCGGGCCTGGAGACGCACCCGCAGCACGCGCTCGCGCGCCAGCAGATGAAGGGCTTCGGCGGCATGCTGACGTTCGACATCCACGGCGGGCTGGAGGCCGCGCGCACCTTCCTGAAGACGGTGAAGGTGTTCGCGTGCGCCGAGTCGCTCGGTGGCGTGGAGTCGCTCATCGAGCACCCGGCCATCATGACGCACGCCTCGGTGCCCCGGGAGACGCGCGAGAAGCTGGGCATCGCGGATGGCTTCATCCGCCTGTCCGTCGGCATCGAGGACGCGCAGGACCTCATCGACGACCTGTCCCAGGCGCTCGCCGCGGTGAAGTAG
- a CDS encoding FxsA family protein, with protein MTRFLIAAFILVPVLELYLLVVIGRQIGLVPMLLLLVSSALVGGVVARWKARQVFDGWREAVSRGRMPEEGLLSGALVLLGGALLIAPGILTDIAGALLMLPPVRRLVSKRARRSLERHIRDGSLRVTQVRVGMPTDFEGDAPTPFPGERPMSFPRSESGRRGTSGEVDAEFTTDAEPRG; from the coding sequence GTGACCCGGTTTCTCATCGCCGCCTTCATCCTCGTCCCTGTTCTGGAGCTGTACCTGCTCGTCGTCATCGGGCGGCAGATCGGGCTCGTGCCGATGCTGCTCCTGCTCGTGTCCTCGGCGCTGGTGGGTGGCGTCGTCGCGCGGTGGAAGGCCCGACAGGTCTTCGATGGCTGGCGCGAGGCGGTCTCTCGTGGACGGATGCCGGAGGAAGGGCTGCTGAGCGGCGCGCTGGTGTTGCTGGGCGGCGCCTTGCTCATCGCTCCTGGAATCCTCACCGACATCGCGGGCGCGCTGCTCATGCTGCCGCCTGTGCGCCGCCTCGTGTCGAAGCGCGCGCGTCGCTCGCTGGAGCGTCACATCCGCGATGGCTCGCTCCGCGTGACGCAAGTTCGCGTGGGCATGCCCACGGACTTCGAAGGCGACGCGCCCACGCCTTTTCCGGGGGAGCGCCCCATGTCCTTCCCTCGGAGTGAGTCAGGGCGTCGCGGCACCTCGGGAGAGGTCGACGCCGAGTTCACCACGGACGCCGAGCCCCGGGGTTGA
- a CDS encoding sigma-70 family RNA polymerase sigma factor encodes MFLRGARARLSTRAPEARPGPNDPTSPPSADEAQLQLWVRRLQEGDSSAFELLYAHTRVDAARTLRHLVGNRVDVEDLLQEAYLRLLTAVKGFRGEARFRTFFYRVCANVALSHLRWKRRRPEDPFAEPPESISPGESPERAAERHQAQRLVEAALERLKPKKRIVFVYHELCGMSPDEIALAVGSSVNTVRSRLHHARQEFTQAMQHQLDNRRVGGSHGTP; translated from the coding sequence GTGTTCTTGCGTGGAGCCCGCGCCCGGCTGTCGACCCGCGCGCCCGAGGCACGCCCTGGTCCAAACGACCCCACCTCGCCGCCCAGCGCGGACGAGGCCCAGCTCCAGCTCTGGGTGCGCCGCCTTCAAGAGGGGGACTCGTCCGCGTTCGAGCTGCTCTACGCCCACACCCGGGTGGACGCGGCGCGCACCCTGCGCCACCTGGTGGGCAATCGCGTGGATGTGGAGGACCTGCTGCAGGAGGCCTACCTGCGGCTGCTCACGGCGGTGAAGGGCTTCCGAGGTGAGGCGCGCTTCCGGACGTTCTTCTATCGGGTATGCGCCAACGTGGCGCTCAGCCACCTGCGCTGGAAACGGCGACGTCCCGAGGACCCGTTCGCCGAGCCTCCCGAGTCCATCTCCCCCGGCGAGAGCCCCGAGCGCGCCGCGGAGCGCCATCAGGCCCAGCGATTGGTGGAGGCCGCGCTGGAGCGCCTCAAGCCCAAGAAGCGCATCGTCTTCGTCTACCACGAGCTGTGCGGCATGAGCCCGGATGAGATTGCCCTGGCCGTGGGAAGCTCGGTCAACACCGTGCGCAGCCGCCTGCACCACGCCCGACAGGAGTTCACCCAGGCCATGCAGCACCAGCTCGACAACCGCCGCGTCGGAGGCTCGCATGGGACGCCATGA
- a CDS encoding phosphotransferase, with translation MDIEAALRDQVGLAMGRPVPHAPVKKLKGDASNRSYYRVGQPPESWVVMVMPLDATKKSEEATKGEPPKELPFVNVHRYLKALGVRVPEIVRYDEPAGMMVLEDLSDITFESALEGGKHQEALYTRAVDLLAHLRFQAEQKPDADCLAFTRSFDEDLYDWELHHFREWGLEAWSGKKPTDAERAQLDATFRDIARQLAAAPKGFTHRDYQSRNIMVKERELVVIDFQDALQGPRQYDLVALLRDSYVELDRDFVDAMLDRYIATFSALSGERIDATSFKAFFDLLTIQRKLKDAGRFEFINRVKGNPGFLVSIPASLRYVRAAFARRPELAGLQALIAKYVPELAP, from the coding sequence ATGGACATCGAGGCCGCCCTGCGCGACCAGGTGGGATTGGCCATGGGCCGTCCCGTGCCGCACGCCCCCGTCAAGAAGCTCAAGGGCGATGCGAGCAACCGCTCCTACTACCGCGTCGGACAGCCCCCGGAGAGCTGGGTGGTGATGGTGATGCCACTCGACGCGACGAAGAAGAGCGAGGAGGCCACCAAGGGTGAGCCGCCCAAGGAGCTGCCCTTCGTCAACGTGCACCGCTACTTGAAGGCGCTGGGCGTGCGCGTGCCGGAGATTGTCCGCTACGACGAGCCCGCCGGGATGATGGTGCTGGAGGACCTGAGCGACATCACCTTCGAGTCCGCGCTGGAGGGCGGCAAGCACCAGGAGGCGCTCTACACCCGCGCGGTGGACCTGCTGGCGCACCTGCGCTTCCAGGCCGAGCAGAAGCCCGACGCGGACTGCCTCGCCTTCACGCGCTCCTTCGACGAGGACCTGTACGACTGGGAGCTGCACCACTTCCGCGAGTGGGGCCTGGAGGCCTGGAGCGGCAAGAAGCCCACGGACGCGGAGCGCGCGCAGCTCGATGCGACGTTCCGGGACATCGCGCGGCAGCTCGCGGCGGCGCCCAAGGGCTTCACGCATCGCGACTACCAGAGCCGCAACATCATGGTGAAGGAGCGCGAGCTGGTCGTCATCGACTTCCAGGACGCGCTCCAGGGCCCGCGCCAGTACGACCTCGTGGCGCTGTTGCGCGACAGCTACGTGGAGCTGGACCGCGACTTCGTGGACGCGATGTTGGACCGCTACATCGCCACGTTCAGCGCGCTGAGCGGCGAGCGCATCGACGCGACATCGTTCAAGGCGTTCTTCGACCTGCTCACCATCCAGCGCAAGCTGAAGGACGCGGGCCGCTTCGAGTTCATTAACCGCGTGAAGGGCAACCCAGGCTTCCTGGTGTCCATCCCCGCGAGCCTGCGCTACGTGCGCGCCGCCTTCGCGCGGCGGCCCGAGTTGGCGGGACTCCAGGCGCTGATCGCGAAGTACGTTCCCGAACTGGCGCCCTGA
- a CDS encoding class I SAM-dependent rRNA methyltransferase, producing MTKPPPHRRSGPPSASGRGRPHPRPEKLAPDRTTPDLGPDGTPQVSLVRRGVDRWQAGHPWIYRADLNGDPALAGGEVVRVIDGRGWFIGKALYSKHSKISLRWLSYDDVAVDADFFRQRLQSANALRQQALPGEKTYRLVHGEADGLPGLVVDRYGDYLSVQFLVPAMEQRKELIADLLEELLHPRGIVNRSDVGVRVLEGLPQEKGLLRGALPPGPVSFDEGLVRMRADLLEGQKTGAFLDQRENHVLAAQYASGDALDCFSYVGGFALQLATRARHVTAVEISEAAGAQLRDNAAANKLSNLDVVTANAFDFLRDAVDEGRRFDTIVLDPPSFAKNKDAIAAAVRGYKEINLRALQLLKPGGILISASCTYHVDEQGFEDMLASAAADARRRVQIIERRGAGRDHPVLLNLRETRYLKCFVLRVL from the coding sequence GTGACGAAGCCCCCTCCCCACCGCCGCTCAGGCCCGCCTTCCGCCTCCGGCCGGGGCCGTCCGCATCCCCGCCCCGAGAAGCTGGCCCCCGACCGCACCACCCCGGACCTGGGCCCCGATGGCACGCCCCAGGTCTCCCTCGTGCGCCGGGGTGTCGATCGCTGGCAGGCCGGCCACCCGTGGATCTACCGCGCGGACCTCAATGGCGACCCGGCCCTCGCGGGCGGCGAGGTCGTGCGCGTCATCGATGGGCGCGGCTGGTTCATCGGCAAGGCGCTCTACTCGAAGCACTCCAAGATTTCCCTCCGCTGGCTCAGCTACGACGACGTGGCCGTGGACGCGGACTTCTTCCGCCAGCGCCTCCAGTCCGCGAACGCGCTGCGCCAGCAGGCCCTCCCCGGCGAGAAGACCTATCGGCTCGTGCACGGAGAGGCCGATGGCCTGCCGGGGCTCGTGGTGGACCGCTACGGCGACTACCTCAGCGTGCAGTTCCTCGTGCCCGCCATGGAGCAGCGCAAGGAGCTCATCGCGGACCTGCTCGAGGAGCTGTTGCACCCGCGCGGCATCGTGAACCGCTCGGACGTGGGCGTGCGCGTGCTGGAGGGGCTGCCCCAGGAGAAGGGCCTGTTGCGCGGCGCCCTGCCTCCCGGGCCCGTCTCGTTCGACGAGGGGCTCGTGCGCATGCGCGCGGACCTGCTGGAGGGCCAGAAGACGGGCGCCTTCCTGGACCAGCGCGAGAACCACGTGCTGGCCGCGCAGTACGCCTCGGGCGATGCGCTGGACTGCTTCAGCTACGTGGGTGGGTTCGCGTTGCAGCTCGCCACGCGCGCGCGCCACGTCACCGCCGTGGAGATCTCCGAGGCGGCCGGCGCGCAGCTGCGCGACAACGCCGCCGCCAACAAGCTCTCCAACCTGGATGTGGTGACCGCCAACGCGTTCGACTTCCTGCGCGACGCGGTGGACGAGGGCCGGCGCTTCGACACCATCGTGTTGGATCCGCCCTCGTTCGCGAAGAACAAGGACGCCATCGCGGCGGCGGTGCGCGGCTACAAGGAGATCAACCTCCGCGCGCTCCAGCTCCTCAAGCCCGGTGGCATCCTCATCTCCGCGAGCTGCACGTACCACGTGGATGAGCAGGGCTTCGAAGACATGCTCGCCTCCGCCGCCGCGGACGCGCGCCGCCGCGTGCAGATCATCGAGCGACGCGGCGCGGGCCGTGACCACCCCGTCCTCCTCAACCTGCGTGAGACGCGCTACCTGAAGTGTTTCGTCCTGCGCGTGCTATGA